One Virgibacillus proomii DNA window includes the following coding sequences:
- a CDS encoding aldehyde dehydrogenase family protein: MNSKVNTEQRIDKSYKLYIGGQWVEGTEGRKIASYNPSTGEKLSEVIDATHADVDTAVEAATKAFQSWKTVGVKERSKLLLNIADLIDEHADHLAMVETLDNGKPLRESRGADVPLSADHFRYFAGVIRSEEGTAKELDDDTLTLTLKEPIGVVGQIIPWNFPLLMAAWKIAPAIAAGNTVIIHPSSSTSLSILELAKLLDQVLPPGVVNVITGRGADSGDYMLHHEGISKLAFTGSTEVGYTVAKAAADRLIPSTLELGGKSANIFFNDAPWERAIEGAQLGILFNQGQVCSAGSRIFVQEGIYDKFVSELKTAFENIKVGLPWEDGVQMGAQINQKQLDKILQYVELGQKEGATLITGGYQIKENGLENGVFMAPTILADASNHMRISQEEIFGPVATIIKFKTEEEVIRLANESEYGLGGGVWTKDLNTALRVSRKVETGRMWVNQYTNFSAGAPFGGYKKSGIGRETYKSVLDAYTQTKNIFISMKEEKDGLY, encoded by the coding sequence ATGAACAGCAAAGTAAACACAGAACAACGAATTGATAAATCATACAAGCTATATATCGGTGGCCAATGGGTAGAAGGCACGGAAGGCAGAAAAATAGCTAGTTATAATCCTAGTACCGGTGAAAAACTCTCTGAAGTGATTGATGCAACACATGCTGATGTCGATACAGCAGTTGAAGCAGCGACAAAAGCATTTCAATCTTGGAAAACTGTCGGCGTTAAAGAAAGAAGTAAATTACTTCTTAACATTGCTGATTTGATCGATGAACATGCAGATCATTTAGCAATGGTTGAAACATTGGATAATGGTAAACCACTGAGAGAATCACGCGGCGCCGATGTTCCATTAAGTGCAGATCATTTTCGCTATTTCGCTGGCGTTATTCGTTCTGAAGAAGGAACTGCCAAAGAATTAGATGATGATACATTAACATTAACTTTAAAAGAACCAATTGGTGTTGTAGGTCAAATTATTCCATGGAACTTCCCATTATTAATGGCTGCCTGGAAAATTGCTCCTGCAATTGCAGCAGGAAATACCGTTATTATTCATCCGTCTTCATCAACTTCACTTAGCATATTAGAATTAGCTAAATTATTAGATCAAGTATTACCTCCAGGTGTTGTTAACGTCATTACTGGTAGAGGTGCTGATTCAGGGGATTACATGCTCCATCATGAAGGCATTAGTAAATTAGCCTTTACTGGATCAACAGAAGTTGGTTATACAGTAGCAAAAGCAGCCGCTGACCGTTTAATCCCATCTACATTAGAACTAGGTGGAAAATCTGCAAATATTTTCTTTAATGATGCACCATGGGAAAGAGCAATTGAAGGTGCTCAATTAGGTATTTTATTTAACCAAGGGCAAGTATGTAGTGCTGGATCACGTATTTTTGTTCAAGAGGGCATCTATGATAAATTTGTTAGTGAATTAAAAACAGCTTTCGAAAATATTAAGGTCGGCCTCCCTTGGGAAGATGGCGTGCAAATGGGTGCGCAAATCAATCAAAAGCAACTTGATAAAATATTACAATACGTTGAACTTGGCCAAAAAGAAGGCGCTACATTGATAACAGGCGGTTATCAAATCAAGGAAAACGGCTTAGAAAATGGTGTATTTATGGCACCAACTATTCTTGCTGATGCTTCTAATCATATGCGTATCTCACAAGAAGAGATCTTTGGCCCTGTTGCAACTATTATTAAATTTAAAACAGAAGAAGAAGTCATTCGTTTAGCAAATGAATCCGAATACGGCCTTGGTGGCGGTGTGTGGACAAAAGACTTGAATACTGCCCTTCGCGTATCCCGTAAAGTAGAAACAGGCCGCATGTGGGTAAACCAATATACTAACTTCTCAGCTGGTGCTCCATTTGGTGGGTATAAAAAATCAGGTATTGGTCGTGAAACATATAAGAGTGTTCTCGATGCCTACACCCAAACAAAAAATATTTTCATCAGTATGAAAGAAGAAAAAGACGGGCTATATTAA
- a CDS encoding coenzyme F420-0:L-glutamate ligase — MERVVGTVVRGLRCPIINQGDNIEEIVVNSVLKASEVEGFQINDKDIVTVTESVVARAQGNYASIDHIAKDVRSKFGEETIGVIFPILSRNRFAICLRGIAKGAKKIVLMLNYPSDEVGNHLVDLDMLDEKGVNPWTDVLTEKEFRDLFGYQKHPFTGIDYINYYKSIVEEYGMECEVIFSNQPETILDYTKNVLSCDIHSRFRTKKILKANGGEKIYSLDDILTEPIDGSGYNEAYGLLGSNKSTENTVKLFPRKCQPIVDNIQQMLKEKTGKNVEVMVYGDGAFKDPVGKIWELADPVVSPAYTSGLEGTPNEVKLKYLADNNFADLRGKELEEAINNYINNKAEDLVGSMETQGTTPRKLTDLIGSLSDLTSGSGDKGTPIIYIQGYFDNYTK, encoded by the coding sequence TTGGAAAGAGTAGTCGGAACAGTTGTTAGAGGCCTTCGTTGTCCAATTATTAATCAGGGAGACAATATTGAGGAAATTGTTGTCAATAGTGTATTAAAAGCTTCCGAGGTGGAAGGTTTTCAAATAAATGATAAAGATATCGTTACAGTAACAGAATCAGTCGTAGCACGTGCTCAAGGTAATTATGCCTCAATTGATCATATTGCTAAAGATGTTCGTTCCAAATTTGGTGAAGAAACGATTGGCGTCATATTTCCTATTTTAAGTCGGAATCGTTTTGCGATTTGTCTCCGCGGTATTGCGAAAGGGGCTAAAAAAATTGTCCTCATGCTGAACTATCCATCTGATGAAGTGGGAAATCATTTAGTAGATCTGGATATGCTTGATGAAAAAGGCGTTAACCCTTGGACAGATGTGTTAACAGAAAAAGAATTTCGAGACCTTTTTGGCTATCAAAAGCATCCTTTTACTGGAATTGATTATATCAATTATTATAAATCCATTGTAGAAGAATACGGTATGGAATGCGAAGTAATTTTTTCAAATCAGCCAGAAACGATTTTAGATTATACTAAAAATGTGCTAAGCTGTGATATTCATTCACGATTCAGAACGAAAAAAATCTTAAAGGCCAATGGGGGAGAAAAAATTTACAGCCTGGATGACATCTTAACTGAGCCTATTGATGGCAGTGGCTATAATGAAGCATACGGCCTTTTAGGTTCTAATAAATCAACCGAGAATACGGTTAAACTTTTCCCAAGAAAGTGCCAGCCTATTGTAGATAATATCCAACAAATGCTGAAAGAGAAGACTGGAAAAAATGTAGAAGTGATGGTATACGGAGATGGCGCATTTAAAGACCCTGTAGGGAAAATTTGGGAGCTTGCTGACCCTGTCGTCTCACCTGCTTATACATCTGGTCTTGAAGGCACGCCAAACGAAGTGAAATTAAAATATCTTGCGGATAATAATTTTGCAGACTTAAGAGGAAAAGAACTCGAGGAAGCAATTAACAACTATATTAACAATAAAGCCGAAGACCTTGTAGGTTCCATGGAAACACAAGGAACAACGCCGAGAAAACTTACTGACCTTATCGGCTCCCTATCTGACTTAACCTCAGGCAGTGGCGACAAAGGTACACCAATCATCTACATCCAAGGATATTTCGATAATTATACGAAATAA
- a CDS encoding DUF421 domain-containing protein, whose protein sequence is MELLQISLKLVIGFFILFLLIQVIGKKIIDKYTPFHFISAIVLSELLGNAIYEKSVPITHIIFTILIWGCLVLIVEYIAQKSLLLRRVFEGKPTMVIRHGEIDFEQLKKSRMNINQLQSLLRQSEIFSIREVAFALIELNGSISVLKKSQYQKTTLQDFNMPPQPVYLPITLIKDGVLIKEHLKEINKDDQWLKNQLLDHNISKMKDVLFAEWLENDGLFVIPHKSLLHHKKDKG, encoded by the coding sequence GTGGAATTGTTACAAATATCTTTAAAATTAGTCATCGGTTTCTTTATTCTATTTCTCTTAATCCAAGTTATTGGAAAGAAAATAATAGATAAATATACTCCATTCCATTTTATTTCAGCTATTGTCTTGAGCGAATTGTTAGGAAATGCTATCTATGAAAAAAGTGTTCCTATCACCCATATCATTTTCACCATACTTATATGGGGATGTTTAGTATTAATAGTAGAATACATTGCTCAAAAATCCCTTTTATTAAGACGAGTGTTCGAAGGTAAACCAACAATGGTGATTCGACATGGTGAGATCGATTTTGAACAATTAAAAAAGAGTCGCATGAATATTAATCAATTACAAAGCTTACTTCGCCAAAGTGAAATTTTCTCCATTCGTGAAGTGGCATTTGCACTAATAGAACTTAATGGCTCCATCAGTGTATTAAAAAAATCACAGTATCAAAAAACAACTTTACAAGACTTTAATATGCCTCCACAGCCTGTATACCTTCCGATAACACTAATTAAAGATGGTGTATTAATTAAAGAACACTTAAAAGAAATAAACAAAGATGACCAATGGTTAAAGAACCAGTTATTAGACCATAACATCAGCAAAATGAAAGACGTACTTTTTGCAGAATGGCTAGAAAACGATGGTTTATTTGTGATTCCACATAAATCACTTTTACATCATAAAAAGGATAAAGGGTAA